The Etheostoma cragini isolate CJK2018 chromosome 22, CSU_Ecrag_1.0, whole genome shotgun sequence genome segment TTGACAATAGATTTTGCGGAATGAGGAATTCAACTCTGGCATTTTCAGAGTTCAACATGGTGACGCCGAGCAGCCGAGATTTGGgtgaacccttgtgttgtcttcctgtcgaccatgGACTTGTTGTCCATCCGGGTCCAAATTTCCAGCTTTTTACttctgatattaaaaaaaactatagaaaTATAGAAAAGGAAGTGAGACTGAGTACTAAAGTCGGACCggtaaaggatttttaaggccgataccaatacgaatatttagtcatttaaaaatccgatatgcagttatatatacatgtatttttttttgttatttatgtgttctaatttgttttattgtcacaacagaacatcaaaatatattaaagttacgataaataaaatgtataaaaatacaaacttaaaatatgaaacttaaagtcctttgaacaaaaacacattaacaaaaaaatattcgAAAACAGTtgacaatagaaaaaaaaaaaaatatatatatatatatatatatatatatatatataacttttGCAGacgtcatttttttttgtttacttttattttgaaagcgtaaatgatggaaaaaaaatctaactttttgtgacatattacacggatgtctaatctgtcatttgatgctttttggggggatttttccctcttttcttggcttctttatgcacattaatacacatttctgTGTATTAATGGAACTCACCTGACAGTATGGACGCCACCGCTGCGATGATGAAGGACAGGATGACGCCCGGCCCGGCCATCGCCTTGGCAACCAGCCCGGCGACCACGTACATCCCCGTGCCGACGCAGCTGCCCACCCCGAGCGACACCAGGTCCACGGTGGTCAGGACCTTGGCGAGCCCGGCCGCCGCCGACCCCTCCCCGAGCTCGCTGAGGTCGTCGGCGCCGGTCGCCATCGAGCCCACAGGTTTGGTCCGCAGCAGGCGGGAGGACATGTGGTACCAGGCGTCGCCCGGAGACAGCCGGGACAGCCACGCCGCCATCTCCGCACCGGTTTACCGCCTGTTTACGTCTGGGACTGCTTCTACCTTCTCTCCGTCACTCCCCCTTtcattctctcattctctctgatCCAGAGGGAGGACGTAGACGCTGTGGAAAGAAGAATTTAGATCGTCTACTTTGGTAAAAGTATCAATGACACAATAACGATTTTTATAATCAGTTATggatttaaccctcatgttgtcctcatggtgtccccatgttgtccccatgttgtcctcatgttgtccccatgttgtccccatgttgccctcatgttgccctcatgttgtccccatgttgcccccgtgttgccctcgtgttgtcctcatgttgtccccatgttgtccccatgttgtcctcatgttctccccatgttgcgcccatgttgtccccatgttgtccccatgttgtccccatgttgcccccatgttgtccccatgttgccctcatgttgtcctcatgttgtccccatgttgcccccatgttgtccccatgttgtccccatgttgcccccatgttgtccccatgttgtccccatgttgccctcatggtgtccccatgttgtccccatgtcgtccTCNNNNNNNNNNNNNNNNNNNNNNNNNNNNNNNNNNNNNNNNNNNNNNNNNNNNNNNNNNNNNNNNNNNNNNNNNNNNNNNNNNNNNNNNNNNNNNNNNNNNCCCCCCCCCGCCGTGCAGCCGGCGCCCTCTGCCGTAGGGTCGCCCGACATGTCCGCTCAGTCCAAGAGGACGTTGAGAGCTGGAGACGCGGTCTCTCTTCCTCTAAACCAGTCTCTGCCAAAAACCGCCTCCCCCCTGCCCTCGCCGCCGTCTCACCCGAGTCCAGCGTCCCCTCAGGGCCAGGCGGGTCCTCCAACACAGACTGTGAGCCAGAAAGGAGACGCCAAGGGGGGCGAGGAACCGCGCGAGAGAGGACGCGGGCTACGACAAGGAGGCGGTGTCGGTAGAGACCCGATGGAGGACCAAAGAGAGAAAGCGAAGGAGGAGGAACCGATACTTCCACCTGAGGAGGACGGGAGCGCCGTCATTCAGAAGGAACAGGAAGTCCAAACAGGCCGAGAGGAGGAACAAATGGAGGTGACGGAGGAAGGCCAGAGGGCAAAAAGAGGCAAGgagaagaagatggaggaggaggaagaagaagaagaagaagaaggggagaCCGCCATGGACCAGTCTGAGAACCTGACCATTCAGAATCTTCATCAGTGCAAGAACACGGATCCTGTCCCGACGCCTGACGCCGTTAAAGAATCCAGCATGGATCCGAAACCCATCCAGGGTCTCATTTCAGCTCCAGTACCAGCCCCAAACCCAGCCCCGGCACTAGTAACGCTCCCAGTACCAGTACCAGATCGAGCTCCAGTACCAGCACCAGTACCAGCTCCAGTACCAGCTCCAGTACCAGCCCCAACACCAGCTCCAGCCCCAGTAACGCTCCCAGTACCAGCTCAAGCCCCAGTACCAGCTCCAGCCCCGGTAACGCTCCCAGCTCCAGTCCCAGTAACGCACCCAGTACCAGCTCCGGTCCCGGCGGTCTCGGTCCAGACCCAGAGGCTACCAGAGTCCATGCAGCCGGTCCTCCAGGAGGACTTCTGCGAGAACATGTCGACGCAGTCTGACAACCAGTCAGGTACTTTCATCTGCAGCTTTTACAGAATCCCTTACATACCAGTAGTACTAGTCTCAGACTTTTAAAATTAACAGACAACGCATCCGGTTCCTCAAACCTGCAGTCGGTCTGGTCCCCCTGCAGGGGGGACACATGGGGGTGTAAAAGGAGGTCTAGAGGTCTCTGTAGAGGTCTGAGAGAAAGTGAACCACTTCTCACTGGACTGAGAATGAGTTCatgtctcaatcgctagtttgaagtcttctgatacacagaatgatgttcaaggtgtaagggctcctccctcNNNNNNNNNNNNNNNNNNNNNNNNNNNNNNNNNNNNNNNNNNNNNNNNNNNNNNNNNNNNNNNNNNNNNNNNNNNNNNNNNNNNNNNNNNNNNNNNNNNNTCCCCCcggctctggcgtttccccctgtCATTCCCCCTATTTGACATCAGATttctgccccccccaccccctcagcCCTAGCACAGACAGGGTATGAGGGGATGTTCACACTCGGGCGCTCTTGGCGTGGTTGGCGGGGGGGTCCAGCGGCGTGGCCGTGCCCCCTTGCCGGGAGTAGTAGAAGCTGTTGTCCCTGCTCGGGGTCCCGGGGTCGTTGCCGCGGCAACACAAGATCACGAAGCCCCCCAGGAGACAGAGAACGGAGCCGACCCAGCCGGCGTACAGAGACACGCCGAACGCCATCAGGTGCTCCTCGTGGTGGGCGCCGATGGGGAACCAGATGGTGGAGACGGTGCCACACACACCTGGAGGGGGGGACAGAAGTCAAAGACTTCAACTTTGTGTGGTGTGGAGTCATACCGGGACATTGTTTGCATCTGGCTGTCCGTCCCTGAGACTGTGGCAGGAAAACCACGCGAGCCGTCCCGAAGGAAGGACGCCAGTCGGGTCTGGATGAGGTCCAGTCTGGCAGGTGAGTCAGGTCTGGATGAGGTCCAGTCTGGCAGACCCTGACCCTCCTTCCCCCCCTCTCCGTCATGCAACAGCTGGAAAAACCAGAGGACTGAACATCCTGAAACTACTGTCCTCTAAAACTGATGTCTCCTTAAACCAAAACTGTCCTCAAAAACCCAAATACTGTCCTCTCAAACCCAAACTACTGTCCTCAAAAACCCAAATACGTTCCTCTAAAACTCAAACTACTGTCCTCNNNNNNNNNNNNNNNNNNNNNNNNNNNNNNNNNNNNNNNNNNNNNNNNNNNNNNNNNNNNNNNNNNNNNNNNNNNNNNNNNNNNNNNNNNNNNNNNNNNNNNNNNNN includes the following:
- the LOC117938295 gene encoding alpha-protein kinase 3-like — translated: MSAQSKRTLRAGDAVSLPLNQSLPKTASPLPSPPSHPSPASPQGQAGPPTQTVSQKGDAKGGEEPRERGRGLRQGGGVGRDPMEDQREKAKEEEPILPPEEDGSAVIQKEQEVQTGREEEQMEVTEEGQRAKRGKEKKMEEEEEEEEEEGETAMDQSENLTIQNLHQCKNTDPVPTPDAVKESSMDPKPIQGLISAPAPVPAPVPAPTPAPAPVTLPVPAQAPVPAPAPVTLPAPVPVTHPVPAPVPAVSVQTQRLPESMQPVLQEDFCENMSTQSDNQSGTFICSFYRIPYIPVVLVSDF